In a genomic window of Mastacembelus armatus chromosome 3, fMasArm1.2, whole genome shotgun sequence:
- the cgref1 gene encoding cell growth regulator with EF hand domain protein 1: MNKRLMRHVNVTVLCESEGRRVPPPLRSAEHLAQAGRSGTEKLSRYEPVNANLPELKLFPTHTSTMKKGVFIESHLEKLAPCVLSLFLFIQLCMAAPGLPGTQREESANARHPSVALPNPFGTGEEDRRLLQSYIWSSLKDGQGGPDLITWEQEVFFLFHLYDYDRNGLLDGLEMMKLLSDYNAHHTPESQANELVVSLVDFLYQTQDLNQDGLLTPSELLSPQLLYKQVSENNNTSHQVEQVMAEENLSNPTIESEKQEAAEQREEAHEEIQSQEEEQMQLKVKTGEQEDFKQIDKQNEQFQEAPAVEQLQDHGVPVHQGQPEI; encoded by the exons ATGAACAAGAGGCTCATGCGGCATGTAAATGTAACAGTTCTATGTGAAAGCGAGGGGAGGCGAGTGCCGCCGCCGTTGCGCAGTGCAGAGCACTTGGCGCAAGCAGGACGGAGCGGGACAGAGAAGCTCTCCAGATATGAACCTGTAAATGCAAACCTTCCCGAATTAAAGCTATTTCCTACCCATACATCAACAATGAAGAAAG GTGTGTTCATTGAGTCTCACCTAGAAAAGTTGGCCCCATGTGTCCTGTCCCTGTTCCTGTTCATACAGCTGTGCATGGCTGCACCAGGTCTACCTGGGACACAAAG AGAGGAATCAGCCAATGCACGACACCCTTCAGTAGCACTACCCAATCCATTTGGCACTGGGGAGGAGGACCGCAG ACTGCTGCAGAGTTACATTTGGTCCAGTCTGAAAGATGGCCAAGGTGGACCAGACCTCATCACCTGGGAGCAAG AGGTGTTCTTCCTGTTTCATCTTTATGACTATGATCGTAATGGGCTCTTGGATGGCTTGGAGATGATGAAGCTTCTTTCAGACTATAACGCCCATCATACACCTGAATCACAGGCCAATGAGCTG GTGGTGTCCCTGGTAGATTTTTTATACCAGACCCAGGATCTAAACCAGGATGGTCTATTGACCCCATCAGAGCTGTTGTCTCCTCAATTACTTTACAAACAG GTCTCCGAAAACAACAATACATCTCACCAAGTGGAGCAGGTGATGGCTGAGGAGAACCTGTCAAACCCCACTATTGAATCCGAGAAGCAAGAAGCAGcggagcagagagaggaggctcATGAAGAGATTCAGTCGCAAGAGGAAGAGCAAATGCAACTTAAAGTGAAGACAGGAGAACAAGAAGACTTTAAGCAAatagacaaacaaaatgaacaattcCAAGAAGCTCCAGCAGTGGAGCAGTTGCAGGACCATGGGGTGCCTGTACACCAGGGGCAACCAGAGATATGA
- the drc8 gene encoding dynein regulatory complex protein 8, whose protein sequence is MAANKHDGDVHKKIKAAFQAFDYESNDTVNVREIATIIYSLGCFPTQKDIHDFIAQVEEDHTGYVHLEKFLPAMTTVLFETKFPPIPEDLVLQAFEILDKEKKGYLQPDQLIKYMTQEGEPFTQEEMDEMLTAFTDHENNRINYKVIISQLTTDP, encoded by the exons ATGGCAGCGAACAAGCACGACGGAG ATGTCCACAAGAAGATTAAAGCAGCTTTTCAAGCGTTTGACTATGAATCTAACGACACAGTGAATGTGCG GGAGATTGCCACCATAATCTATTCTCTGGGCTGCTtccccacacagaaagacatccaTGACTTTATTGCGCAG GTGGAAGAGGACCATACAGGATATGTTCATCTGGAGAAGTTCCTCCCAGCTATGACCACAGTACTGTTCGAGACCAA GTTTCCTCCCATTCCTGAGGACCTTGTACTTCAGGCCTTTGAG ATTTtggacaaagaaaagaaaggataCCTGCAGCCCGACCAGCTGATAAAATACATGACACAGGAAG GTGAGCCCTTCACTCAGGAAGAGATGGATGAGATGCTGACAGCATTCACTGACCATGAGAACAACCGTATCAATTACAAAGTCATAATCAGCCAGCTGACCACTGACCCATGA